The proteins below are encoded in one region of Paenarthrobacter ilicis:
- a CDS encoding ABC transporter permease produces MFLAIRDIRFAKGRFALMAGVVALITLLLVMLSGLTAGLGNQSTSAIGALPAQQIAFGAPAGGEPKASYTESEVSTAQVGSWREQPGVASAQPLGIGQTRFQSLDGSGGASGTANATVFGGSTSPTPVSDGAVVIGKTLAKDLSLTVGSRVSMGAVDLTVSAIVEDQWYSHTGVVWTTLATWQSVAHASPGTATVIVIKLDAGSSVNLEAANAGAGTVSTDPVGSFQALASYKSENGSLLLMQAFLYGISALVIVAFLTVWTVQRTRDIAVLKALGASSGYVLRDALAQAAIVLLAGALVGGLVGLAGGLFAAQAAPFLVTPLTTLVPVAGIILLGLAGAVLAVRKVTTIDPLLALGGN; encoded by the coding sequence ATGTTTCTCGCCATCCGCGACATCCGTTTTGCCAAGGGCCGCTTCGCGCTCATGGCCGGTGTTGTTGCCCTGATAACCCTTCTGCTGGTGATGCTGTCCGGGCTGACGGCCGGATTGGGCAACCAGTCAACATCGGCGATCGGCGCACTGCCCGCGCAGCAGATCGCCTTCGGCGCTCCGGCGGGCGGTGAGCCAAAGGCGTCCTACACGGAGTCCGAGGTTTCCACAGCCCAGGTTGGGTCGTGGCGGGAACAACCAGGTGTTGCCTCCGCCCAGCCCCTGGGAATCGGCCAGACCCGGTTCCAATCCCTGGACGGTTCCGGCGGCGCATCCGGAACGGCGAATGCCACCGTCTTCGGCGGCTCCACAAGCCCCACACCGGTTTCGGACGGGGCTGTGGTGATCGGCAAGACACTCGCCAAGGACCTGTCCTTGACGGTGGGCAGCCGGGTCAGTATGGGCGCGGTGGACCTCACCGTCTCCGCCATTGTGGAGGACCAGTGGTATTCCCATACAGGGGTGGTGTGGACAACCCTGGCAACATGGCAGTCCGTTGCCCATGCTTCCCCGGGTACCGCCACGGTGATCGTCATTAAGCTCGACGCCGGGTCCTCCGTCAATCTGGAGGCCGCCAACGCCGGGGCCGGCACAGTCAGCACAGATCCTGTGGGCTCGTTCCAAGCCCTGGCCTCGTACAAGAGCGAAAACGGCTCACTGCTGCTGATGCAGGCCTTCCTCTACGGTATTTCCGCGTTGGTGATCGTCGCTTTCCTGACCGTGTGGACTGTCCAGCGGACCAGGGACATCGCGGTGTTGAAAGCCCTGGGGGCGTCCTCCGGGTACGTGCTGCGGGATGCCCTTGCCCAGGCAGCCATCGTTCTGCTGGCCGGGGCGTTGGTGGGGGGATTGGTGGGACTCGCCGGCGGGCTGTTTGCCGCCCAGGCCGCGCCCTTCCTGGTGACTCCGCTGACCACGCTGGTACCGGTGGCAGGCATCATCCTGCTGGGTTTGGCCGGCGCCGTACTGGCTGTCCGCAAAGTCACCACCATTGATCCCCTGCTCGCCCTCGGCGGCAACTGA
- a CDS encoding ABC transporter ATP-binding protein translates to MASTLTLANVSLEYPDGASTLQALDGVDLTVNSSEFLALVGPSGSGKSSLLAVAATLIRPTSGVVSIDGEDVSLLSEAARTALRRDKVGIIFQQPNLLPSLTAVEQLVIRDHLRGRRTADSRPKAMELLDVVGLSASADRKPHQLSGGQRQRVNIARALMGKPSVLLVDEPTAALDHQRSESIVHLLRTVTDEFMTATVMVTHDTEFLPMADSVATMRDGLLSHHRTPAAIA, encoded by the coding sequence ATGGCTTCCACGCTCACCCTCGCCAACGTGTCCCTCGAATACCCGGATGGCGCGTCCACCCTCCAAGCCCTGGACGGCGTTGACCTCACCGTCAACAGCAGCGAGTTCCTTGCCCTGGTTGGCCCGTCGGGCTCGGGAAAATCGTCGCTGCTTGCCGTCGCTGCCACGCTTATCCGGCCCACCTCCGGGGTGGTCTCCATTGACGGGGAGGATGTGTCCCTCCTGTCGGAGGCCGCCCGCACAGCCCTTCGCCGTGACAAGGTTGGCATCATCTTCCAGCAGCCCAACCTGCTCCCTTCACTCACTGCGGTGGAGCAACTGGTGATCCGTGACCACCTGCGTGGCCGCCGGACCGCGGACTCCCGGCCGAAAGCCATGGAGTTGCTGGACGTGGTTGGCCTGTCAGCATCAGCGGACCGAAAACCCCACCAGCTCTCCGGCGGCCAACGGCAACGGGTCAATATTGCCCGCGCGCTCATGGGCAAGCCGTCGGTGCTGTTGGTGGATGAACCTACGGCCGCCCTGGATCACCAGCGGAGTGAATCAATTGTCCACCTGCTCAGGACCGTCACCGATGAATTCATGACCGCGACCGTCATGGTCACTCACGACACCGAATTCCTGCCCATGGCAGATTCCGTTGCCACCATGCGGGATGGCCTGCTGAGCCACCACAGGACACCGGCGGCAATCGCCTGA
- a CDS encoding phytoene desaturase family protein → MVDVAVVGAGPNGLAAAVVMARAGLDVHVYEAGTAIGGGTRTTELIEPGYFHDVCSAVHPMAVASPFFKQFELSRRVELRLPEVQHGTPLDAGGAALAFQSLERTAEGLGADGPAYQRLMEPLLKHVDGVVDFTSNQLLRVPRDPLAAIRFGLATLEQGTPLWNRRFGSEAAQALLTGVMAHAVSALPSLSATGAGLLLNVLAHAGGWVIPVGGSASIAAAMAEDVEAHGGSIHVGQRVDSLDQVRPAKAILLDVAPPTLARLGGAEVPDRYRKSLETFRFGNAACKVDYILSGPVPWRAPGLAGAGTVHVGGSRASIAYAENQVAAGKHPDHPYVLVSQPSVVDASRAPEGRHILWTYCHVPAGSDVDMAEAVTARIERYAPGFRDVVVASKTTTAEQLSAYNENYVGGDFSAGLVDLRGLLQRPVVSPAPWRTPLSGVYLCSSSTPPGPGVTGMPGYHAATHALKDIFRIPVPGLGIGL, encoded by the coding sequence ATGGTTGATGTCGCCGTCGTCGGTGCAGGACCCAACGGACTGGCTGCTGCCGTGGTGATGGCCCGCGCCGGCTTGGACGTCCATGTCTACGAGGCCGGAACGGCCATTGGCGGTGGCACCCGGACAACAGAGCTTATTGAACCGGGCTATTTCCATGACGTGTGTTCCGCCGTGCACCCCATGGCTGTGGCGTCGCCGTTTTTCAAGCAGTTTGAATTGTCGCGCCGGGTTGAGTTGCGGCTTCCCGAAGTGCAGCATGGCACTCCCCTGGACGCGGGTGGCGCAGCGTTGGCCTTCCAGTCCTTGGAGCGGACTGCGGAGGGGTTGGGAGCGGATGGCCCCGCCTACCAGCGTTTGATGGAACCACTGCTGAAACACGTGGACGGTGTGGTGGACTTTACGTCCAACCAGTTGCTCCGGGTCCCCCGGGATCCCTTGGCCGCCATCCGCTTTGGGTTGGCCACGCTGGAGCAGGGAACTCCCCTGTGGAACCGCCGTTTCGGCTCGGAGGCCGCACAGGCATTGCTCACGGGAGTCATGGCCCACGCCGTTTCTGCACTGCCGTCCCTGTCCGCCACGGGCGCAGGCTTGTTGCTGAACGTCCTGGCCCACGCCGGCGGATGGGTGATCCCGGTGGGGGGCTCGGCGTCGATCGCAGCGGCCATGGCAGAAGACGTGGAGGCCCATGGAGGCAGCATCCATGTGGGACAACGGGTGGATTCCCTGGATCAGGTGCGTCCAGCAAAGGCCATTCTTTTGGACGTCGCACCGCCCACGCTGGCGCGATTGGGTGGCGCGGAAGTCCCGGACAGGTATCGGAAGTCCCTGGAAACATTCCGCTTTGGGAATGCAGCCTGCAAAGTGGACTACATCCTGTCCGGCCCCGTCCCGTGGCGGGCGCCGGGCCTGGCAGGGGCCGGTACGGTCCATGTGGGCGGCTCGCGTGCCTCGATCGCGTATGCCGAAAACCAGGTGGCTGCCGGCAAACATCCGGATCATCCCTACGTCCTGGTTTCCCAGCCATCCGTGGTTGATGCCTCCAGGGCTCCGGAAGGACGGCACATCCTGTGGACCTACTGCCACGTTCCTGCAGGATCCGACGTAGATATGGCCGAGGCCGTCACGGCACGCATTGAGCGTTACGCGCCAGGCTTCAGGGACGTTGTGGTTGCTTCAAAGACCACGACGGCGGAGCAACTGTCCGCGTATAACGAGAACTACGTGGGTGGGGACTTCAGTGCCGGACTGGTGGACCTGCGTGGGCTGCTCCAGCGGCCCGTGGTGTCCCCCGCCCCGTGGCGCACCCCCCTGAGCGGCGTGTACTTGTGCTCTTCCTCAACGCCGCCGGGGCCGGGAGTCACAGGGATGCCCGGATACCACGCCGCGACGCATGCCCTTAAGGACATATTCCGCATACCGGTACCCGGGCTGGGAATCGGTCTCTGA
- a CDS encoding glycosyltransferase family 87 protein has product MQETKPHQQKKRASFVVPSRSDSLLRNFTEVIGGPLGRRSSPGEISPGPFSVERVLILLTVLAAVLAVLAKDYCRVNGWETPGQFYSTCYSDFPELFKNRGLGDGIIPFFSQGSSFEYPALMGIIAGVTALLVPGQGVDNARILGYFDLNAALIAALWIVIVLLTARINRRRPWDAAMVALAPGMILAGYINWDMWAVALLALGMYFFARDQTILAGVCIGLGAATKLYPVLFLGAVLLLALRTGKLRTFAVTAGAAAGSWLVVNVPLALINPGGWSYFFEFSQDRPAGYSSPWFAYNLVADRLQLIKPDAGTINVLALSLFVLACVLIAVLALRAPHRPRIAQLVFLIVAAFILTNKVYSPQFVIWLIPLLALARPRWRDFLIWQAAEGLHWAAIWMYLGQATSGGSVQHNIDMSYYVMAVVLHMMATAYLMVRVVMDIWNPAQDPLRENGVDDPHGGPFDGAPDWRPAPKHPTREEVNSDG; this is encoded by the coding sequence ATGCAGGAGACGAAGCCGCACCAGCAGAAAAAACGTGCCAGCTTTGTGGTTCCTTCCCGGAGTGATTCACTGCTCCGGAATTTCACCGAGGTGATCGGCGGACCCCTGGGACGGCGGTCATCACCCGGCGAGATCTCTCCGGGACCGTTCAGTGTTGAACGCGTGCTGATTCTCCTGACCGTCCTGGCGGCCGTTCTGGCGGTCCTCGCGAAGGACTACTGCCGGGTCAACGGGTGGGAAACCCCCGGCCAGTTCTACTCCACCTGCTACTCCGACTTTCCCGAGCTCTTCAAGAACCGGGGACTGGGAGACGGGATCATCCCGTTCTTCAGCCAAGGCAGTTCCTTTGAGTACCCGGCACTCATGGGAATCATCGCAGGGGTCACAGCCCTGCTGGTCCCCGGACAGGGCGTCGACAACGCGCGCATCCTGGGCTACTTCGATCTCAACGCGGCGCTCATAGCTGCCCTCTGGATAGTGATCGTGCTGCTGACAGCGCGCATCAACCGGCGGCGTCCCTGGGATGCCGCCATGGTGGCGCTGGCCCCGGGAATGATCCTGGCCGGCTACATCAACTGGGACATGTGGGCGGTGGCCCTGCTGGCTTTGGGCATGTACTTCTTTGCCCGCGACCAGACCATCCTTGCCGGTGTGTGCATTGGCTTGGGTGCCGCAACCAAGCTCTACCCGGTGCTGTTCCTGGGTGCCGTCCTGCTCCTGGCCCTGCGCACAGGGAAGCTGAGGACCTTTGCTGTCACTGCAGGAGCAGCGGCGGGCTCCTGGCTTGTGGTCAATGTTCCCCTGGCCCTGATAAACCCGGGCGGCTGGAGCTACTTCTTCGAGTTCTCGCAGGACCGCCCTGCCGGTTACAGCTCCCCCTGGTTTGCCTACAACCTGGTGGCGGACCGGCTGCAGTTGATCAAACCCGACGCCGGGACCATCAACGTCCTGGCGTTGTCCCTCTTTGTTCTGGCCTGTGTCCTGATCGCGGTCCTGGCCCTCCGGGCTCCACACCGTCCCCGGATAGCCCAGTTGGTGTTCCTGATTGTTGCCGCGTTCATCCTTACCAACAAGGTCTACTCACCGCAGTTTGTGATCTGGCTGATCCCGCTCCTGGCACTGGCCAGGCCCAGGTGGCGGGATTTCCTGATCTGGCAAGCAGCCGAGGGGCTGCACTGGGCCGCCATCTGGATGTACTTGGGCCAAGCCACCAGTGGAGGGTCCGTCCAGCACAACATCGACATGTCCTACTACGTCATGGCTGTAGTCCTGCACATGATGGCCACCGCCTACCTGATGGTCCGCGTTGTCATGGACATCTGGAATCCCGCGCAGGACCCGCTGCGTGAGAACGGGGTGGACGATCCCCACGGTGGACCCTTTGATGGAGCGCCGGACTGGCGGCCTGCCCCTAAGCACCCCACACGCGAGGAAGTAAACAGCGATGGTTGA
- a CDS encoding histidine phosphatase family protein, whose translation MTAATSPRPQLWILRHGETEWSKSGQYTGLTDLPLTVEGEQQAVEARKVLEGIDFDLVLTSPLRRARRTAELAGYPDAVHEPLAVEWNYGDYEGISSDLIRKDNPEYLIWTDGVPNGETLDEVAARADKIIGRILESGMDNVLVVAHGHFSRILTARWLEMDAREGRHFVLGTAKVCTLGWDKRTPAIVRWGL comes from the coding sequence ATGACCGCCGCTACTTCCCCGCGTCCTCAGCTCTGGATCCTCCGCCATGGCGAAACCGAGTGGTCCAAGAGCGGCCAGTACACCGGGCTGACTGATCTTCCCCTCACCGTAGAGGGCGAGCAGCAAGCGGTAGAGGCCCGCAAAGTGCTGGAAGGGATCGACTTTGACCTGGTCCTGACTTCTCCGCTGCGCCGTGCCCGCCGCACCGCCGAACTGGCCGGCTACCCGGACGCTGTTCACGAGCCGTTGGCTGTCGAGTGGAACTACGGGGATTACGAGGGCATCAGCTCCGACCTGATCCGCAAGGACAACCCGGAGTACCTCATCTGGACGGACGGGGTCCCCAACGGCGAGACCCTGGATGAAGTAGCCGCCCGGGCCGACAAGATCATTGGGCGCATCCTGGAGTCCGGTATGGACAACGTGCTGGTTGTTGCGCACGGCCACTTCTCCCGGATTCTCACTGCACGCTGGCTTGAAATGGATGCCCGCGAGGGCCGGCATTTCGTTTTGGGGACCGCGAAAGTGTGCACCCTGGGATGGGACAAGCGGACGCCCGCAATTGTCCGTTGGGGCCTCTAA
- a CDS encoding CCA tRNA nucleotidyltransferase — MAHVLDSSSVNFTLDPVVMDLGQRFVDAGFELSLVGGPVRDLFLGRTSPDLDFTTDATPDQTIGVIKKWADNFWEIGRAFGTIGMMKSGFQIEITTYRAEAYDPDSRKPVVAFGNSLTDDLLRRDFTINAMALKLPSLELVDPFGGVRDLHASELATPGAPEASFSDDPLRMMRAARFASQLGVSVHDDVRLAMTNMADRIKIISAERVREELVKLINGAHPRVGIDLLVDTGLADFVLPEVSALRLEADEHHRHKDVYQHSLQVLEQAAALETGPDGPVPGPDFVLRFAALMHDVGKPATRRFEPGGAVSFRHHDVVGAKLVAKRMKALRFDNDSIKAVARLVELHMRFYGYGEAGWSDSAVRRYVTDAGPLLERLHRLTRSDVTTRNQRKADRLSFAYDDLEHRISALLEQESLAAVRPDLDGAQIMALLGLKPGPVVGRAYKFLLEERMEHGPLAQEEARQKLLAWWETQPESAVVDPENETEETP; from the coding sequence ATGGCGCACGTATTGGACAGCTCTTCTGTTAACTTCACCCTCGATCCCGTGGTGATGGACCTCGGGCAGCGTTTTGTTGACGCCGGCTTCGAGCTGTCCCTGGTGGGCGGTCCCGTCCGCGACCTCTTCCTGGGGCGGACCTCTCCGGACCTTGACTTCACCACGGATGCGACGCCGGACCAGACCATTGGGGTCATCAAGAAGTGGGCTGACAACTTCTGGGAGATCGGCCGCGCGTTCGGCACCATCGGGATGATGAAGAGCGGCTTCCAGATTGAGATCACCACATACCGTGCGGAGGCCTACGACCCCGATTCCCGGAAGCCCGTGGTGGCCTTCGGGAACTCCCTGACCGATGACCTGCTCCGCCGCGACTTCACCATCAACGCCATGGCCCTGAAACTTCCCAGCCTTGAATTGGTGGACCCCTTTGGTGGCGTCCGCGATCTCCATGCATCGGAACTCGCTACCCCGGGAGCGCCCGAAGCGTCCTTCTCCGATGATCCGCTGCGCATGATGCGCGCTGCCCGATTTGCGTCGCAGCTGGGTGTGTCCGTCCACGACGACGTCCGGCTGGCCATGACCAACATGGCTGACCGCATCAAGATCATTTCCGCGGAACGCGTCAGGGAAGAACTGGTGAAGCTCATCAACGGCGCCCACCCCCGCGTGGGTATCGACCTCCTGGTGGACACCGGTTTGGCTGATTTTGTGCTGCCCGAAGTGTCCGCCCTGCGCCTGGAAGCCGATGAGCACCACCGCCATAAGGACGTGTACCAGCACTCGCTGCAGGTCCTGGAGCAGGCTGCCGCCCTGGAAACAGGTCCGGACGGGCCGGTACCGGGCCCGGACTTCGTGCTGAGGTTCGCAGCGTTGATGCACGACGTCGGCAAGCCGGCTACGCGCCGTTTTGAACCGGGCGGCGCGGTCAGCTTCCGCCACCATGACGTGGTGGGTGCCAAGCTGGTGGCCAAACGCATGAAAGCCCTGCGCTTCGACAACGACTCGATCAAAGCGGTTGCCCGCTTGGTTGAACTGCACATGCGCTTCTATGGGTACGGCGAGGCCGGATGGAGCGATTCGGCAGTCCGGCGCTACGTCACTGACGCCGGTCCACTCCTGGAGCGGCTCCACCGGCTGACGCGATCGGATGTCACCACGCGTAACCAGCGCAAGGCAGACCGTTTGTCCTTCGCTTACGATGACCTTGAGCACCGCATTTCGGCGCTCTTGGAGCAGGAATCGTTGGCAGCAGTCAGGCCCGACCTTGATGGAGCACAGATCATGGCACTCCTGGGACTGAAGCCGGGTCCGGTAGTCGGACGCGCCTACAAGTTCCTGTTGGAAGAGCGCATGGAGCACGGACCCCTTGCGCAGGAGGAAGCCCGGCAGAAGCTCTTGGCGTGGTGGGAAACGCAACCCGAGTCCGCCGTCGTCGATCCTGAAAACGAAACAGAGGAGACCCCATGA
- a CDS encoding NUDIX hydrolase has translation MANPIPSAPGRRTNAPLPSAIGAHVAPAQQHPAQASLPTVEEVSAGGVVVDTSDGELRVAIIARLNRGGRLEWCLPKGHPEGRENNEEAAVREIAEETGIEGDILAPLGSIDYWFTVSGHRVHKTVHHFLLRATGGELTIENDPDQEAVDAAWVPIHELARKLSFPNERRIADLAREVLPEHL, from the coding sequence ATGGCCAACCCGATACCGAGCGCTCCCGGCAGGAGGACGAACGCACCGTTGCCATCGGCAATCGGTGCCCACGTTGCGCCTGCCCAACAGCACCCGGCCCAGGCCTCGCTTCCAACGGTGGAAGAAGTGTCGGCCGGCGGTGTTGTAGTTGACACGTCCGACGGCGAACTCCGGGTTGCGATCATTGCCCGCCTTAACAGGGGTGGCCGGCTTGAGTGGTGCCTTCCCAAGGGCCACCCGGAGGGTCGGGAGAACAACGAGGAAGCCGCTGTCCGTGAGATCGCGGAAGAAACCGGGATCGAGGGCGACATCCTGGCACCGCTGGGCAGCATCGATTACTGGTTCACCGTCAGCGGGCACCGCGTCCACAAAACCGTGCACCATTTCCTCCTCCGGGCTACCGGTGGCGAGCTGACCATCGAGAATGATCCGGACCAGGAAGCCGTTGACGCAGCGTGGGTACCCATCCATGAGCTGGCCCGGAAATTGTCCTTCCCGAACGAACGCCGGATCGCCGATTTGGCACGGGAAGTGTTGCCCGAACATCTCTGA
- the murJ gene encoding murein biosynthesis integral membrane protein MurJ, giving the protein MSEAKTTQSVQSGEARSSAIMAAGTLVSRFLGFAKTWMLGAALGLGSTVNDTFINANNLPNLIFLLVAGGVFNAVLVPQIIKASKAPDRGADYISRLLTLAVLVLFALTALVTLAAPLVIDLTTQGYSEQQKALAVTFAFWCLPQIFFYGLYALLTQVLNAHGAFGPAMWAPILNNIVAIAGLGMFIWILGANVTNPHTLDNWGSTQTFLIAGFSTFGVLAQTAILLVPVFRLRLGLRPRFGWRGVGLGQAAKLSVWTLATAAVGQLAFLYIMTIATIPGAERQRLNNAGDTAAAAVLPGNAVLEVASQLYLLPHSIIALSLATVLFNRMTRASQDGNKGDLRDALSHGLRTMAVATVFGALALFALAGPLGMFFSGGKPQDGVMLAQTLTILALSTPFLSANFMMSRVFYANEDARTPLYVQLWLAVIYVVGAFFIQFLPVGQIIYAIAILYTLGNILSVVISVVFLRRLLGHLDGPRIANSYIRMGYAGLGSALAGALALWLFGSYRADGFAWSSRPAALVTVVVVGPVMLLAYLVLLRVFRVTELRDLLRPLMGRLGRGAPEPATGAVEESTTPARATVSDDTGLIPRISGEFDAASFRAGPVVEPRRPTAAPDVPKTYLPEEDVPSTALGTKFSPQVPLPGRRTYQGEAGQNPYFPSGQNKK; this is encoded by the coding sequence ATGTCTGAAGCCAAAACCACCCAGTCCGTCCAGTCCGGAGAAGCACGTTCCAGCGCCATCATGGCCGCCGGTACGTTGGTTTCCCGTTTCCTGGGCTTTGCCAAAACGTGGATGCTCGGTGCAGCCCTCGGCCTAGGTTCAACCGTTAATGACACCTTCATTAACGCCAACAACCTGCCCAACCTGATCTTCCTGCTGGTAGCGGGTGGCGTGTTCAACGCCGTCCTGGTGCCCCAGATCATCAAGGCGAGCAAAGCCCCGGACCGCGGTGCAGACTACATCAGCCGGCTGCTGACCCTTGCCGTCCTGGTCCTCTTCGCCCTGACCGCGTTGGTGACGCTGGCGGCACCACTGGTCATCGATCTCACCACCCAGGGTTATTCCGAGCAGCAAAAGGCGTTGGCGGTTACTTTCGCTTTCTGGTGCCTGCCTCAAATCTTCTTCTACGGCCTCTACGCCCTGCTGACCCAGGTGTTGAACGCCCACGGAGCGTTTGGCCCCGCCATGTGGGCCCCCATCCTTAACAACATCGTGGCCATTGCCGGCCTGGGAATGTTCATCTGGATCCTCGGGGCCAACGTCACCAACCCGCACACGCTGGATAACTGGGGATCAACCCAGACCTTCCTGATTGCGGGCTTCTCCACCTTCGGCGTTCTTGCCCAAACCGCCATCCTCCTCGTTCCCGTCTTCCGCTTGCGCCTCGGCCTCCGTCCGCGTTTCGGTTGGCGCGGCGTTGGACTGGGCCAGGCAGCCAAGCTGAGTGTGTGGACGCTGGCAACTGCCGCCGTCGGCCAGTTGGCGTTCCTTTACATCATGACGATCGCCACCATTCCCGGTGCTGAGCGCCAGCGGTTGAACAACGCGGGGGACACTGCTGCGGCGGCTGTCCTGCCGGGCAACGCGGTCCTGGAAGTGGCCAGCCAGCTGTATTTGCTGCCCCACTCGATCATCGCGCTTTCCTTGGCCACTGTCCTCTTTAACCGCATGACCCGGGCCTCCCAGGACGGCAACAAGGGGGACCTGCGTGACGCCCTGTCCCACGGCCTCCGCACCATGGCTGTGGCCACGGTGTTCGGCGCCTTGGCACTGTTTGCCCTTGCCGGCCCGCTGGGCATGTTCTTCTCCGGTGGCAAACCCCAGGACGGCGTCATGTTGGCGCAAACCCTCACCATCCTGGCGCTGAGCACGCCCTTCCTGAGCGCCAACTTCATGATGTCCCGCGTGTTCTACGCCAACGAGGACGCCCGCACGCCCCTGTATGTCCAGTTGTGGCTGGCGGTGATCTACGTGGTGGGCGCGTTCTTCATCCAGTTCCTCCCCGTGGGACAGATCATCTACGCGATCGCCATCCTTTATACGCTGGGCAACATCCTTTCCGTGGTGATCAGCGTGGTGTTCCTGCGCCGCTTGCTGGGCCATCTCGATGGCCCCCGCATTGCCAACTCCTACATCCGAATGGGCTACGCGGGGCTGGGCTCGGCACTTGCCGGAGCACTGGCACTGTGGCTGTTCGGCAGCTACCGGGCCGATGGCTTCGCATGGAGCAGCCGCCCCGCCGCGTTGGTGACCGTGGTCGTCGTCGGGCCGGTCATGCTGCTTGCCTACCTGGTTCTCCTGCGCGTCTTCCGCGTCACTGAGCTCCGGGATCTGTTGCGTCCCCTCATGGGACGCCTGGGCCGCGGAGCGCCGGAACCGGCCACTGGCGCTGTTGAAGAGAGCACGACGCCGGCACGCGCCACGGTGTCCGACGACACCGGTTTGATTCCACGCATCTCAGGTGAATTTGACGCTGCGTCCTTCAGGGCCGGCCCGGTGGTTGAACCACGGCGCCCAACCGCCGCTCCGGATGTCCCCAAAACGTATCTGCCCGAAGAGGACGTCCCCAGTACGGCGTTGGGTACCAAGTTCAGCCCCCAGGTTCCCCTGCCCGGCCGGCGCACCTACCAGGGTGAGGCAGGCCAAAACCCGTACTTCCCCAGCGGGCAGAACAAGAAGTAA